The following is a genomic window from Paenibacillus sp. FSL R5-0766.
GACCCAGTGAAGCAGCAAGGTCTTTCACATTCATCGGAGTCTCTGCAACAAGGCGGATGATCTGTAGACGGACTTCACTGGCAAGTGCTTCATATAGGGGTAGCCATTCGGCATCGGTATTAGCTCTAATCACAATTGTTCCTCCATTATATCTGTATAGAATTAAGTTAAACATAAATTCAGTAAAAAGAATAACATTTTGCAAAATTCAGGTTGAAATTAAGGCTATAATCGATTTTAATATAAATATGAACGTTGATCCATAGAATATCAATTAATTTTTATATTAATCTTAGGGAGTTGAAATTCATTATGGAAAAAGCAAAAATGACGGTAGATAAAGATTTTACTATTGGTGTAGTGGATAAGCGCTTGTACGGATCATTTATTGAGCATCTGGGACGTGCCGTATATGGCGGGATTTACGAGCCGGGGCATCCATCAGCGAACGAACAGGGTTTCCGCACGGATGTGCTGGAGATGGTCAAGGAGTTGAATGTACCGATTGTACGTTATCCTGGAGGTAATTTTGTATCCGGTTACAATTGGGAAGATTCGGTTGGACCTGTGTCAGAACGCAAACGCAGACTGGAACTGGCCTGGAGAACGATTGAGACCAATGAATTTGGCTTCAACGAATTCGTGGACTGGGCAAAACAGGCTAATTCTGAAGTGATGATGGCGGTCAATCTGGGAACACGGGGTACGGATGCAGCTCGAAACATTGTGGAGTACAGCAACCATCCGGAAGGTTCGTATTATAGTGATCTTCGCATCAAGCATGGATACAAGCAGCCACATGCGATCAAAACATGGTGTCTGGGCAACGAGATGGATGGTCCTTGGCAGATTGGTCACAAAACGGCAGATGAGTATGGACGGTTAGCTGTTGAAGCGGCAAAAGTCATGAAGTGGACGGACCCGACGATTGAGCTGGTAGCCTGCGGAAGTTCGAATCTGAATATGCCATCGTTCCCGGAATGGGAAGCAACGGTGCTGGATCATACGTATGATCACGTGGAGTATCTGTCCTTGCATCAATACTACGGCAATCAAGAGCAAGATACGCCAACGTTCCTGGCACGCTCGCTTGAAATGGATCGTTTTATCGATACCGTGAAGGCGACCTGTGATTATATCAAAGCGAAGAAACGCAGCAAAAAGACGATGTATCTGTCCTTTGATGAGTGGAATGTATGGTATCACTCCAATGAAAATGATTCGAAGATGGACCCTTGGCAGATTGCTCCGCCACAGCTGGAGGATATCTATAACCATGAGGATGCACTGCTTGTTGGATGTATGTTGATCAGTATGCTCAAACATGCGGATCGGGTTAAAATGGCTTGTCTGGCACAACTCGTTAACGTAATTGCGCCGATCATGACAGATACGGGCGGTGGTTCATGGAGACAGACGATCTTCTATCCATTCATGCATACGTCTCTCTTCGGACGTGGAACAGCATTGGTGCCATTGATTCAGTCTCCAAAATACGATACTAAACAAATCACAGATGTTCCTTATCTGGAAGCTATTGCGGTTCATAACGAAGAGCAGGGTGAAGTGACTGTATTTGCAGTCAACCGTCATCTGGAAGAATCCCTTCCGCTCGAAGTGGACCTGCGCAGCTTCGGGAAGTGTACCGTGATCGAGCATATCGTGCTGGAAAGTGATGATCTCAAAGCATCGAATACGGCAGCACAACCAAACCGTGTTGCTCCTCATAATCACGGGGGTGCAGTTGTATCCGAGACTCTGATTACGGCGAGCTTGGCAAAAGCATCATGGAACGTAATCCGTCTGAAAGTCCAGTAAGGGATAGCATAAAGGCACTGGACACGTGAGAGCGCAATGGCAGACAT
Proteins encoded in this region:
- a CDS encoding alpha-N-arabinofuranosidase, with the protein product MEKAKMTVDKDFTIGVVDKRLYGSFIEHLGRAVYGGIYEPGHPSANEQGFRTDVLEMVKELNVPIVRYPGGNFVSGYNWEDSVGPVSERKRRLELAWRTIETNEFGFNEFVDWAKQANSEVMMAVNLGTRGTDAARNIVEYSNHPEGSYYSDLRIKHGYKQPHAIKTWCLGNEMDGPWQIGHKTADEYGRLAVEAAKVMKWTDPTIELVACGSSNLNMPSFPEWEATVLDHTYDHVEYLSLHQYYGNQEQDTPTFLARSLEMDRFIDTVKATCDYIKAKKRSKKTMYLSFDEWNVWYHSNENDSKMDPWQIAPPQLEDIYNHEDALLVGCMLISMLKHADRVKMACLAQLVNVIAPIMTDTGGGSWRQTIFYPFMHTSLFGRGTALVPLIQSPKYDTKQITDVPYLEAIAVHNEEQGEVTVFAVNRHLEESLPLEVDLRSFGKCTVIEHIVLESDDLKASNTAAQPNRVAPHNHGGAVVSETLITASLAKASWNVIRLKVQ